The Arachis ipaensis cultivar K30076 chromosome B07, Araip1.1, whole genome shotgun sequence genome includes a window with the following:
- the LOC107609171 gene encoding glutamyl-tRNA reductase 1, chloroplastic has product MAVSTSFSGAKLEALFLKCCSSSSANAAYSLCVPSKTAAKATRTTPFRRGLVRCDASASPDVILDNAAAVSALQQLKTYAADRYTKEKSSIVVIGLSVHTTPVEMREKLAIPEAEWPRAIGELCGLNHIEEAAVLSTCNRMEIYVVALSQHRGVKEVTEWMSRTSGIPVSELCQHRFLLYNKDATQHLFEVSAGLDSLVLGEGQILAQVKQVVKVGQGVNGFGRNISGLFKHAITVGKRVRAETNIAAGAVSVSSAAVELALMKLPETSHGNAKMLVIGAGKMGKLVIKHLVAKGCTKMVVVNRSEERVAEIREELKDVEIIYKPLSEMLACVGEADVVFTGTASENPLFLKDDVKDLPSVSQDIGGHRLFIDISVPRNVGSCVSDIESVRVYNVDDLKEVVAANKEDRLRKAMEAQAIIGEESQQFEAWRDSLETVPTIKKLRAYAERIRAAELEKCLGKMGDDISKKTRRAVDDLSRGIVNKLLHGPMQHLRCDGSDSRTLTETLENMHALNRMFSLETEISVLEQKIRAKVEQNHSDN; this is encoded by the exons ATGGCTGTTTCGACGAGCTTTTCGGGGGCTAAGTTGGAGGCTTTGTTCCTCAAATGTTGTTCCTCTTCCTCTGCCAATGCTGCTTATTCTTTGTGTGTGCCTTCCAAAACCGCCGCCAAGGCCACCAGAACGACGCCGTTTCGGAGAGGCCTGGTTCGTTGTGACGCTTCGGCTTCTCCTGATGTTATTCTTGACAATGCTGCTGCCGTCTCTGCTCTTCAGCAACTTAAGACTTATGCCGCCGATA GGTATACGAAGGAAAAGAGCAGCATCGTGGTGATTGGACTCAGCGTGCATACTACACCTGTGGAAATGCGTGAAAAGCTTGCCATTCCAGAAGCAGAATGGCCCAGAGCCATTGGAGAGCTTTGCGGCCTCAATCATATTGAAGAAGCAGCTGTTCTCAGCACCTGTAACCGAATGGAGATATATGTTGTTGCTCTCTCTCAGCATCGCGGTGTAAAAGAAGTCACCGAGTGGATGTCAAGA ACTAGTGGAATCCCTGTTTCAGAACTTTGCCAGCATCGATTTTTGTTGTATAACAAAGATGCCACACAGCATCTTTTCGAAGTCTCAGCTGGTCTTGACTCTCTTGTGCTGGGAGAAGGCCAAATCCTTGCCCAGGTTAAGCAAGTTGTCAAAGTTGGACAAGGAGTCAATGGCTTTGGGAGGAACATCAGCGGCCTATTCAAGCATGCGATTACTGTCGGGAAAAGGGTTAGAGCCGAGACTAATATTGCTGCAGGAGCTGTTTCTGTTAGCTCAGCTGCCGTTGAATTGGCCTTGATGAAGCTACCTGAAACTTCACATGGTAATGCTAAGATGTTGGTTATTGGAGCTGGAAAGATGGGGAAGCTTGTGATCAAACATTTGGTTGCAAAGGGTTGCACAAAGATGGTGGTTGTCAATAGAAGTGAGGAGAGAGTTGCTGAAATCCGTGAAGAGCTAAAGGATGTTGAGATAATCTACAAACCCCTCTCAGAAATGCTTGCTTGTGTAGGTGAAGCAGATGTAGTTTTCACCGGTACAGCCTCAGAAAACCCATTGTTCTTGAAAGATGATGTTAAAGACCTTCCTTCTGTGAGTCAAGACATTGGAGGCCATCGCCTCTTTATTGATATCTCAGTTCCTCGGAACGTGGGTTCATGTGTCTCAGATATCGAGTCTGTGCGAGTTTACAATGTTGATGACCTTAAAGAGGTTGTAGCTGCAAATAAAGAGGATCGGCTGAGAAAAGCAATGGAAGCTCAGGCAATCATTGGTGAAGAATCACAACAATTCGAAGCTTGGAGGGACTCGCTTGAAACCGTTCCTACCATAAAAAAATTGAGGGCTTATGCTGAAAGAATCAGGGCTGCTGAGCTTGAGAAATGCTTAGGTAAGATGGGTGATGATATCTCGAAGAAGACACGGCGTGCCGTGGATGATCTTAGCCGTGGCATAGTCAATAAGTTGCTTCATGGTCCAATGCAGCACCTGAGGTGCGACGGCAGTGATAGCCGGACCCTGACCGAGACCCTCGAGAACATGCATGCTTTGAATAGAATGTTTAGCCTTGAGACTGAAATATCAGTGTTGGAGCAGAAGATTCGAGCCAAGGTTGAACAAAACCATAGTGACAACTAA